GGGTGCTTGGCGGTTTTGGGATTGGTCGAGCGATCCGCACTCCTGGATGCTGTCGTCGTTTCCGGCGTATCGGATACCGAGTACAACGCGAACCGCCCGTCGGACCGGCGATCGTCGTTCTTGGCTTCGCTGGCATCCGACAAGCCGAGCAATGGAATCGAAGTCCCTTCGAGCGCGTCGGGCAAGTCCTCGTCGAATGTTGCCCACTCCGGCTTCTCGTCCTTGGGCGGAAACAGCGTCTCCAGGGTGTTGTCGCCCTTGATCACCAGTTCGGCCAGGCCCTGTTGGAATCGCATCACCACGTGCGCCGCCTGGCTGGCCAGGGTCATTGGGTACATCAGGATGGTTCGTGGCAGCTTCATCGTCTCCTCAACGGCGACTGTCGCCGCGCCGACCAATAGCCGAACCCCATACGGTGCAGTAGCCATGGATCCAAGACTGCCTCAAGCAGCGGCTAACTCCAAGCCGGTGGCCGTGAGCTGGCGGGTTCGTGTCGGCCCAAAGTACCCTGAATGCCATGGTTCCGACGGTCGACATGGGGATTCCCGGGGCTTCGGTATCGTCGCGATCGGTGGCCGACCGTCCCAACCGTAAGCGGGTGCTGCTGGCCGAGCCGCGTGGCTACTGCGCTGGCGTGGATCGGGCCGTCGAAACGGTCGAACGCGCGCTTCAAAAACACGGCCCGCCTGTCTACGTGCGTCACGAGATCGTGCATAACCGCCACGTGGTTGACACCCTGGCTAAGGCCGGTGCGGTTTTCGTCGAAGAGACCGAGCAGGTTCCCGAGGGAGCGATTGTGGTGTTCTCCGCGCACGGGGTCGCGCCTACGGTGCACGTCAGCGCCAGCGAGCGCAACCTGCAGGTCATTGACGCCACCTGCCCGCTGGTCACCAAGGTGCACAACGAGGCCAGGCGGTTCGCCCGGGACGACTACGACATCTTGCTGATCGGTCATGAGGGCCACGAGGAAGTCGTCGGTACTGCTGGGGAAGCTCCCGATCATGTGCAGCTGGTCGACGGGGTGGACGCCGTCGACCAGGTGACCGTCCGTGACGAGGACAAAGTGGTTTGGCTGTCGCAGACCACCCTGTCCGTCGATGAGACCATGGAGATTGTCGGGCGGTTGCGTCGGCGTTTCCCCAAGCTGCAGGATCCGCCCAGCGACGACATCTGCTATGCGACCCAGAATCGGCAGGTCGCGGTCAAGGCGATGGCGCCCGAGTGCGAGCTGGTCATCGTGGTCGGCTCGCGCAATTCGTCGAATTCGGTTCGGCTGGTCGAGGTGGCGCTGGGTGCCGGGGCGCGGGCCGCCCACCTGGTGGACTGGGCCGACGATATCGACTCGGCCTGGCTGGACGGCGTTACCACGGTCGGCGTTACGTCGGGGGCATCGGTCCCCGAGGTGCTGGTGCGCGGTGTGCTGGAGCGGCTGGCCGAATGCGGCTACGACATCGTGCAACCGGTGACAACGGCCAACGAGACGTTGGTGTTCGCATTGCCCCGGGAGCTCCGCTCACCTCGCTGAGCACATCCGCTCACGGTTAGACGTCGTATTCCCAGGATTCAGCCGGTGGTCTGCGCGGTGCCCGCGAACGATCCCGCCGATCGAACCGCTGCTCCTCGCGGTAGTTGTCCCGCCGCGCGTCGCGAGTAGCTGACCCGCGGTAGCGGACCTGCGAGATCGGATGGTGTGTCGGGTTGGTTGGCTCGCTGGGACGGGCGCGTCGGCGTTGGGGCTCGTAGGTGGGCTCGTAGCGCGCATAGGGCTGGTATCGAGCACCCCGACGTTCGTACCGGTTGACGGGCTCGGCAGGCCCGGAGGGTTCGGACGGCTGGTAGCTGCGGTAAGAATCGAAGCGGCTGCTGCGCGGTGCCGGCCGTTCGTGGGCATTGCGGCGCGGGTGCGGATCATTCTGCGGCCTAGGGCGGCGGCGCGATCGACGCTCGGCTATGGGTTCGCGGTTGTCCTCCGACGGGGGTCGGGCGTGTCGGGAACGAGTACGGGCAGGCCGCTGGGCCGACCGCCGGCCGCCGTCGTCGTCCGAATCGCCGGTCATCAGCGAGCTGAGCTTCCTGGCGATGCTGTCGAACAGAGCCGTCCCGAGATACCACCTGACCAGTCCGATCAGCAGCACGCCGGCAGCCGTGCCCAGCATCAGCGGGAAACGTTCGATGAGCGAGTAGCCGCAGTTGATCAAGAGGTCTTTGAACTTGCCGATCGTGCCCCCGTGGAACAGCCAGTAGGCCCCGGGCACGGCGCAGAAAAGTATCAGTGGCGGCTGGACGAGCGCGGTGAACAGGTCCGACTGCCGGACGGCCAGGACCGCCCCCACGCAGCCGGCGATATAGCAGCCGGTAAAGACGAGGGTTAGCGCCTTGTGGCCCGATCCGGCGTCGATTGCATACCCGATCGCCGTCGCGGTGACGGCGATCAGGATGGCAGCCCACCACGGCACACCTGGGATGTGGGGGTGAATCGAGCGGTGACTTGCCTGTACCGCCGACCTCGCCCGCTGCGCTGACACACGTCGACCGTACCGGCAATGGCGCCGAAGGCGGCACCGCCTCGCCTTAAACTTGGCTCTCTGTGAGCTTGAGCCTGGGGATCGTGGGCCTGCCCAACGTCGGCAAGTCGACACTTTTCAACGCGCTGACCCGAAACAACGTGGTCGCGGCCAACTACCCGTTCGCGACGATCGAACCGAACGAAGGTGTCGTCTCCCTGCCCGATCCCCGCCTGGACAAGCTTGCTGAGCTTTTCGGATCGCAGCGAGTCGTACCCGCGCCGGTCACCTTCGTGGATATCGCCGGCCTGGTCAAGGGGGCGTCCGAGGGAGCCGGGCTGGGTAACAAGTTCCTGGCTCATATCCGCGAATGCGACGCCATTTGTCAGGTGGTGCGGGTGTTCGTCGACGACGACGTGACTCATGTCACCGGACGGGTCGATCCCCAGTCCGACATTGAGGTCGTCGAGACCGAGCTGATCCTGGCAGATCTGCAAACCCTGGAGCGGGCCACGGGCCGGCTGGAGAAGGAAGCGCGCACCAACAAGGCGCGCAAGCCGGTCTACGACGCGGCACTGCGTGCCCAGCAGGTGCTCGACGCCGGCAAGACGCTGTTCGCCGCGGGGGTGGATGCCGCCGCGTTGCGCGAGCTGAACCTGCTGACCACCAAGCCCTTCCTGTATGTGTTCAACGCCGACGAGGCGGTGCTCACCGACCCGGCGCGAGTCGGTGAGCTGCGCGCGTTGGTGGCGCCCGCCGATGCGGTGTTCCTGGACGCCGCCATCGAGTCGGAGTTGACCGAACTGGACGACGAGTCGGCCGCGGAGCTGCTGGAGTCCATCGGGCAGAGCGAGCGCGGGCTGGACGCGCTGGCCCGGGCGGGTTTTCACACCCTGAAGTTGCAGACCTTTTTGACCGCGGGCCCCAAGGAAGCGCGGGCGTGGACCATCCATCAAGGCGACACCGCGCCGAAGGCGGCCGGGGTGATCCACAGCGACTTCGAGAAGGGTTTCATCAAGGCCGAGATCGTGTCCTACGACGACCTGGTGGCCGCGGGTTCGATGGCGGCGGCCAAGGCGGCCGGCAAGGTCCGGATCGAAGGCAAGGACTACGTGATGGCCGACGGTGACGTAGTGGAGTTCCGATTCAACGTGTAGGCGGGAAAGCCGGGACGCAGCCAGAGCCCAGATCCCATGGCATCATTGCTTGCATCGAGTGATGCATGTATTGATGGGAGTTGGTGAATGAGGACGACGGTGACCGTTGACGACGCCTTGTTAGCCAAAGCGGCCGAATTGACTGGGGTGAAAGAGAAGTCGACGCTCCTGCGCGAGGGGTTGCAGACACTGGTCCGGGTGGAGAGCGCCCGGCGGTTGGCGGCTCTCGGCGGCACCGACCCGCAAGCTACCGCGGCGCCGAGACGCCGGACGTCGCCCCGGTGATCCTGGTCGACACTTCGGTATGGATTGAGCACCTGCGCGCCGCCGACGCGCGACTCGTCGAGCTGCTGGGCGATGACGAGGCCGGTTGCCATCCGCTCGTCATCGAGGAGCTGGCGCTTGGCTCGATCAAGCAGCGAGACGTTGTTCTCGATCTGTTGGCCAACCTCTACCAGTTTCCGGTGGTGACCCACGACGAAGTGTTGCGGCTTGTCGGTCGGCGGCGGTTGTGGGGTCGGGGACTCGGTGCCGTCGATGCCAACCTTCTTGGTTCGGTGGCTCTGGTTGGCGGCGCGCGACTATGGACGCGGGACAAGCGGTTGAAGGCGGCGTGCGCGGAAAGCGGTGTTGCGCTGGCTGAGGAAGTGTCCTGAGTTGTATACCGTCAGCGTTGCTGGGAGTAATCGACCCGGTGCCGCGTGGCGCATGTTCGGCCATGTTCATTGCCCGATTTGGCGCGATAGCGTGATTTATGTTGATTTGTTACATTCGCACTGAACCCTTCCGTATCTATTTTTATATTGTTGCGTGACATATCCGCTGTACGCGTGGGACGGGCCATTATTTGGATAATGCGTGATAAGCACCACAAGAATTGATTTCCTATGGATATTGTCGGTAGCGTTCGCGTCCATGATTGCTCTTGCAACGCTGTTGACGCTTATCAATCAAGTCGTCGGCACTCCGTATATTCCCGGTGGCGATTCTCCCGCCGGGACCGACTGCTCGGAGCTGGCTTCGTGGGTATCGAATGCGGCGACGGCCAGGCCGGTTTTCGGAGATAGGTTCAACACCGGCAACGAGGAAGCCGCCTTGGCGGCTCGGGGCTTTCAACAGGGAACCGCCCCCAATGCCTTGGTGATCGGTTGGAATGGCCACCACACGGCGGTGACGCTGCCCGAT
Above is a window of Mycobacterium tuberculosis H37Rv DNA encoding:
- a CDS encoding GTP-binding protein, which produces MSLSLGIVGLPNVGKSTLFNALTRNNVVAANYPFATIEPNEGVVSLPDPRLDKLAELFGSQRVVPAPVTFVDIAGLVKGASEGAGLGNKFLAHIRECDAICQVVRVFVDDDVTHVTGRVDPQSDIEVVETELILADLQTLERATGRLEKEARTNKARKPVYDAALRAQQVLDAGKTLFAAGVDAAALRELNLLTTKPFLYVFNADEAVLTDPARVGELRALVAPADAVFLDAAIESELTELDDESAAELLESIGQSERGLDALARAGFHTLKLQTFLTAGPKEARAWTIHQGDTAPKAAGVIHSDFEKGFIKAEIVSYDDLVAAGSMAAAKAAGKVRIEGKDYVMADGDVVEFRFNV
- the lytB2 gene encoding 4-hydroxy-3-methylbut-2-enyl diphosphate reductase, with protein sequence MVPTVDMGIPGASVSSRSVADRPNRKRVLLAEPRGYCAGVDRAVETVERALQKHGPPVYVRHEIVHNRHVVDTLAKAGAVFVEETEQVPEGAIVVFSAHGVAPTVHVSASERNLQVIDATCPLVTKVHNEARRFARDDYDILLIGHEGHEEVVGTAGEAPDHVQLVDGVDAVDQVTVRDEDKVVWLSQTTLSVDETMEIVGRLRRRFPKLQDPPSDDICYATQNRQVAVKAMAPECELVIVVGSRNSSNSVRLVEVALGAGARAAHLVDWADDIDSAWLDGVTTVGVTSGASVPEVLVRGVLERLAECGYDIVQPVTTANETLVFALPRELRSPR
- a CDS encoding hypothetical protein (A core mycobacterial gene; conserved in mycobacterial strains (See Marmiesse et al., 2004 PMID:14766927).), whose product is MSAQRARSAVQASHRSIHPHIPGVPWWAAILIAVTATAIGYAIDAGSGHKALTLVFTGCYIAGCVGAVLAVRQSDLFTALVQPPLILFCAVPGAYWLFHGGTIGKFKDLLINCGYSLIERFPLMLGTAAGVLLIGLVRWYLGTALFDSIARKLSSLMTGDSDDDGGRRSAQRPARTRSRHARPPSEDNREPIAERRSRRRPRPQNDPHPRRNAHERPAPRSSRFDSYRSYQPSEPSGPAEPVNRYERRGARYQPYARYEPTYEPQRRRARPSEPTNPTHHPISQVRYRGSATRDARRDNYREEQRFDRRDRSRAPRRPPAESWEYDV
- a CDS encoding hypothetical protein (A core mycobacterial gene; conserved in mycobacterial strains (See Marmiesse et al., 2004 PMID:14766927).); the protein is MATAPYGVRLLVGAATVAVEETMKLPRTILMYPMTLASQAAHVVMRFQQGLAELVIKGDNTLETLFPPKDEKPEWATFDEDLPDALEGTSIPLLGLSDASEAKNDDRRSDGRFALYSVSDTPETTTASRSADRSTNPKTAKHPKSAAKPTVPTPAVAAELDYPALTLAQLRARLHTLDVPELEALLAYEQATKARAPFQTLLANRITRATAK
- the vapB32 gene encoding antitoxin VapB32 (part of toxin-antitoxin (TA) operon with Rv1114) codes for the protein MRTTVTVDDALLAKAAELTGVKEKSTLLREGLQTLVRVESARRLAALGGTDPQATAAPRRRTSPR
- the vapC32 gene encoding ribonuclease VapC32 (toxin, part of toxin-antitoxin (TA) operon with Rv1113,contains PIN domain): MILVDTSVWIEHLRAADARLVELLGDDEAGCHPLVIEELALGSIKQRDVVLDLLANLYQFPVVTHDEVLRLVGRRRLWGRGLGAVDANLLGSVALVGGARLWTRDKRLKAACAESGVALAEEVS